In one Pogona vitticeps strain Pit_001003342236 chromosome 14, PviZW2.1, whole genome shotgun sequence genomic region, the following are encoded:
- the LOC140702692 gene encoding uncharacterized protein LOC140702692, with protein sequence MTAKGDPAERAYKAFWLQPSGNRDLIMNVEIPQGNTCVLKKILLNNIQPGIFRSEDGTATVHVVSTDYDTYQITHYVSGNPTLLHLNGRRKKVPRKAEREFRAWIKKLGFNPEWLFPLREADLCTTPPKAP encoded by the exons ATGACAGCAAAGGGTGATCCGGCAGAGAGAGCTTACAAGGCGTTCTGGCTACAACCGTCGGGGAACAGAGACCTTATTATGAATGTCGAAATCCCGCA aGGGAACACCTGCGTGTTGAAAAAAATTCTGCTCAACAACATACAACCTGGCATCTTCAGGTCAGAAG ATGGCACCGCGACCGTGCACGTGGTGTCCACGGATTACGACACTTACCAAATTACACACTACGTGAGCGGGAACCCGACCCTCCTGCATCTGAACG GCAGGAGGAAGAAAGTTCCCAGAAAAGCAGAGCGGGAATTTCGTGCCTGGATAAAAAAGTTGGGGTTTAACCCAGAATGGCTTTTCCCTCTCCGTGAAGCAG ATCTCTGTACGACACCACCAAAGGCACCATAG